In Drosophila subpulchrella strain 33 F10 #4 breed RU33 chromosome 3R, RU_Dsub_v1.1 Primary Assembly, whole genome shotgun sequence, the following are encoded in one genomic region:
- the LOC119562565 gene encoding allergen Tab y 5.0101-like, with amino-acid sequence MSSSMLSIVLLMGSIVGFVALQIDHKAYCDLPYCGINNIVCQKANYSFICRRSTRLVDLSGTQKDTLLHLVNVFRNRAAKGLTRTLYPAGRMVRISWSDELEYFAKMDVMSCIPTPRPCMTSPNFPNIGSIFDTDGYMGPKQQSFGRIMNMISKWTKEGRFVTRQQTIFLKDRSDQQSVFRPALLMADRNTHMGCAAVKFSYQRFNYLYLSCTFATVNILEAPIYRVAKNPGIFCKERDEDYKNLCSTSEEYPENKKYVELTRYMT; translated from the exons ATGTCTTCATCAATGTTGTCGATAGTGCTGTTAATGGGATCTATAGTGGGTTTTGTGGCCTTACAAATTGACCACAAAGCCTACTGTGATCTGCCCTATTGCGGGATTAACAATATAGTCTGCCAAAAAGCC aATTATAGTTTCATTTGCCGTCGCAGTACAAGGCTGGTAGATCTGAGCGGTACGCAAAAGGATACTTTGCTACATTTGGTGAATGTATTTAGGAATAGAGCGGCCAAGGGTCTGACCCGAACCCTTTATCCCGCCGGGAGAATGGTCAGGATTTCCTGGTCCGATGAACTGGAGTACTTTGCCAAAATGGACGTGATGAGCTGCATTCCAACTCCACGTCCCTGCATGACTTCCCCGAATTTTCCCAACATTGGCAGCATCTTCGATACCGATGGCTATATGGGACCCAAACAACAGAGCTTCGGCCGTATAATGAACATGATCTCGAAGTGGACAAAGGAGGGACGTTTTGTGACCCGCCAACAAACTATCTTCTTAAAAGATCGCAGTGATCAACA ATCCGTATTTCGACCTGCACTTCTGATGGCCGATCGTAACACCCACATGGGCTGTGCAGCAGTCAAGTTTTCTTACCAACGCTTCAACTACCTGTATTTAAGTTGCACCTTCGCCACCGTAAACATCCTTGAAGCTCCCATTTACAGAGTCGCCAAAAACCCAGGTATATTCTGCAAGGAACGCGATGAGGATTACAAAAATCTGTGTTCCACTAGCGAGGAATATCCCGAGAACAAAAAATACGTTGAGTTAACCCGGTATATGACGTAG
- the LOC119563041 gene encoding tissue factor pathway inhibitor — MWTNLILCALICGLFLPTHVDTRKRSPTRKDINIKRVTKIGSFEIRQERCLFTPSYGTCKKAIKVFGYNLMNNRCLEYLYSGCGGNPNRFASEQECRGACLVVSKRTTALAIDYYE, encoded by the exons ATGTGGACTAATCTCATCCTTTGCGCATTGATTTGCGGACTCTTTCTGCCAACCCATGTAGATACTCGTAAAAGAAGTCCAACGCGTAAAGATATCAATATAAAACGCGTAACGAAGATTGGATCTTTCGAAATTAGGCAGG AAAGATGTCTGTTCACACCCAGTTACGGAACGTGCAAAAAGGCCATCAAGGTATTTGGCTATAACCTTATGAACAATCGTTGCCTGGAATACCTTTATAGCGGATGCGGGGGGAACCCTAATCGCTTTGCCAGCGAACAAGAATGTCGGGGCGCTTGTTTAGTGGTTTCCAAGAGGACAACCGCTTTGGCAATAGACtattatgaataa